The Toxoplasma gondii ME49 chromosome XII, whole genome shotgun sequence genome includes a region encoding these proteins:
- a CDS encoding hypothetical protein (encoded by transcript TGME49_250685) yields the protein MQTVFKHTRAISSTHVPTFLAEGTGLGDDTCGLLTLDFRARAWCRHARVTPPPTERTAQRSMLSPNYFLDSRLFRYRCFCQLF from the exons ATGCAGACAGTCTTCAAACATACACGGGCAATTTCGTCGACACATGTTCCTACGTTTCTCGCAGAAGG AACGGGACTGGGCGACGATACTTGTGGCTTGCTAACCCTG GACTTTCGAGCACGTGCGTGGTGCCGACATGCGCGAGTCACCCCGCCGCCGACAGAACGCACTGCTCAGCGTTCCATGCTCAGCCCGAACTACTTCCTGGATTCTCGACTTTTCCGTT ATCGGTGTTTCTGTCAGTTGTTTTGA
- a CDS encoding zinc finger (CCCH type) motif-containing protein (encoded by transcript TGME49_250690): MMENSSSSSQPPCKVSQAVSLLSFPQLSLSTKPKPSLLTSDAGASTLADTGLLPNRGDKPTKPSPSTSTGGALSYRAVAARAVSQRPAGHPSSDTETDCRRDSERACEDDRVWSASPGDAEVKPQKKLAKRGLHRGTSPRDEALCASGSGTPKNEEGSRVARSASPLHARNSKGEGGKAVLSAETQTEKAAGGKGEKKPSVRGEGGSHGKRKQRKPLDLRLAAPGASDLPVFDKEGEKEAHLTVMLRPGNRKRRSCVDAVSGCLLFWGVRCPSKFAGASNTWCAEGDKCLACHTDAEYFGHPAVYKTVLCSNLKNNSSRSCCFSANAGGNSATGASPRKRGSEALLSCGRVRCCCWKAHTKAELRTELAKKYTLTGLGKLPSPLAQHPGLSGLEPNGAECCRAPGATSAKDSTRADASSSVSGGGLSRQTRRASLSFAGGALPRETGGCCLSQDPREGSRSLCGFSGASEKPPKKTEDKRSEEFAGAGLKSVGNSEKTKDSAKDSGSGDGASRFHAPPALWASPKGPKGTFRDDGKTAACDGNGACDSKTGEEGEKVERGSAACSWRECTQWRGTGAKVAGDTGVPLAPVAGEESGKGKATAGGSFHNAGVPSADGIGPANVFLPDGSLDLDLFKVFPCRHRNVLHERKSCPFYHNYRDKRRAPVTYQAEQCEEQFDLDTATIQCSKGDNCERCHNRHELLYHPNIYKQRFCSNFSQTDKGGSTTCARGVFCAFAHSRAEIRATLFTEQEEKEPDCQFFVAKFKTVWCPYGSQHDWHTCVYAHTYQDCRRAPAIGYGSEPCPSWSKDLHSADYDRRCPHGARCSFSHGSKEQLYHPSYYKTMPCMDYRPQSGDANGKSGEKGRSFRHGGSGSSGGCPRGFLCAFYHEVTERRLPVPPCSTPGWTFSYSMPLPLSQLKLLQPLFLEPPLFNLDDFEAFGHHSRLTAASRRAGAGNGSEGPLVSASRAIAFASPSEHQNSSRLHRTGGVSLGLVSSGAFSNFSVSGPLCANPPGSSPKALALAKGGTAPHSAGSAKPSAMGRRRSSFSSYSTSYGASFAAPAFAPPYSAGVQGQGLEAAALGPLEAGLGPEGVCGAFDGREDLHALAPQLESRRRIGPCWSAGLAEAREPVLQKKDPARRLSQGSVQDSLCGAAVHAASVGSGSVAALREGNDERREDLHSWSEPTSCFPTSFEPASGLLAPPKREQRQEHLLLQVAAMLLNGASQGETETFVAVAPEAEEDPEGEELGHTFSVENAEAPFLVAQSEFLADLALGNPAGFSEPSAAPEEDGKAVAEYAPALFTPHGGDERVGAKGSLAGPRDTLALGTFLPAFPGDPVASGLSKEAVEARANDKALAFSGVVSRGTSERSLRGSTAKNASLHALAVERRECHKTFDSSALLLPFAAGTLSSSSPPCVSSGGFSVETPDSLGEAGMPGGKATRVARRLERDETEVWSTSTEGGRGPKGGPTPSQGDLWSSPSLETLASRGDGEENACGVLGARPVEKGAFPATHGRRFMRLFDNGNVWGPSTRAHVSEADAQLFAPLSFSAPLSSSPPGIFAPDGMESKTHRQGRSAPHNLEISILQSAPAPKKESVWGGEEEGDVFGPPAFPGSSPCEGRPAAPSASSSSLAVFCPASRQSSEDSTRRSSGGFRGRGGSGEGPVCPLSVSNLWGAQWRPVEAETAGPSQWGPLASSAPPGLLRTAARGQKGVSGDANEASPCSYSSASSSHLCGGDDERKQHSSSAVVTVGGASLGRRESSSSSDIRGKKEELRGIPTAAVTAVETAAAALWGAFEEDEDERRRDSSGSPVALSTQKAAGNERLSIDRKQSFLEEAMSALWKMKSREHTEQGDDQGVDAEPLVAKPAHGDKTENRHGQVRGETRRHMRTPHAHRPVVLAVCAQDEDTQVAYLKSLLCLRAWSNVILYVSLRREQTRNPEISDSALLQTLAALSKETVRYHVSHLCEEELSAEELDAFLATETEDRRRLLIVYGKRDSWEVEKDGSRRSPVTGRDTELSLSSENSRSLFSLLRLRRKTDNAGNGGALKSLAVIGLHSAPAEFWRVCHEAEAKVAILGNQKNLGRKDETEETSCSQLLPAASHPKRSPTGSSQPIGAVVSAQVMEKDAQTFEDSSAVSTLADSPSIVIHLVVSPAPLTLVSSEGQAEGGARNPSVGSRKVCLLPATSLPLWSCLFASPPSVLSLSRDAETSAEPPNRSFSCAGFFPETKSEKPSFEAGAESPTSRSVGEDLTAVTAAGSVDSPVSASPSVCSLPSVSEIRSLSPALRPLNPERSAPHSHAPHLSLPAGSGLSASAAATGVSTIPAAGTPPLWGGSSLPGKRPVRGDERSVSAETAVTMATAASSTALTDDRAEDSRDCGEKETRKSGEKEIEAKKAGRTNQATHAPQGAKEWRQGVEGADDYQEPEVQNLFERELLGELLLREMRVVGKTLRREGLNGGQPEKVVFCWAPLEEQSRKKKTGCERPRSGDVINPLSRQRKDAASASLKAGPKPEATRSGVSSLGVSESSRIPTSSLSPACDLCSSLRVLAQDLLPTADRLQRLLFLVAERGTSRPHRHLFSRLSVCGQDSVFFLPSGDKNGGVRVRQHSNGSSATVAVRVNKSPAAPLEARVRSSLSGSLSFLSLSRETRYLTLTQLVRGCPAAHQLDLSRCSPFGDWISLEKEFVVRPMLLRVSHAVTTRQNEADDQTERPQQANPERKGDAVSGLWCALCGETLERSGNCNTDQETAIAGVPDTRGAEREVCCFVRCGYTPEEKTRELDCPHLFHRFCLDAFLAGPEYTRTGGRCFCHAFVHRPALRSTPTRGESGEGQTHVGIAAQRRWTSFLSESAASPEESQKADHGTSLRFPPASRDNESTVLRRTDESSERDPELSVSHAVGEQKDTFNSFFSFTRAASPSGASFRQAAVLCEGSEEDAATVASASPQTSFLCPSRGVRSSVGRAQYCTSLATPPRLPELLREVLLGLAEAQDLHMRVALHEATKEAFSEKAAPESREIGDAKEQGDASLPRFGVSPSDIWVATRVPALERSDLHAAAVSTCVDIFGSSLLPAFVSVCPGRLLRQNPRVLSLAAARLVFFVCSGGVAGAWKVQAGSQREGDVEEGLRGMYEIVSNFPPLLQHLLLLLSGAGPLSQTNPLHAADAGSGDFVAGSQELLEGESERHELPEEPAEDARERRAAFPDSFLLLSDVVHHPFFWSNAQKLDFLDKVQFALSHACASPRAASRLSPPTSLPCDSLFSGDATEGLSANEKRQNIWRACVENLAEGWRGKVHKTLLEAVDVGLAGEWRGAEGNLTAVSTLANDLDGLLRFVKTLRMSSLSVSLKVLTSSAVADLVHVYVHPMGAATGEGRGASAFAEQRARRILLQNFDNVVLEQVNQVHPRLFLLLFAYLTSSFEADDEMEGIFDFLADFALTSKPFQDSFWFDAVVLSEEKCGISETRANQSSQR, encoded by the exons ATGATGGAGAACTCTTCAAGCTCGTCGCAGCCACCCTGCAAAGTGAGTCAGgcggtgtctctcttgaGTTTTCCGCAGCTCTCTTTGTCCACGAAACCGAAGCCGTCTCTTTTGACCTCTGACGCCGGCGCGTCGACTCTCGCTGACACCGGTCTTTTGCCGAATCGAGGAGACAAGCCAACGAAGCCTTCGCCCTCGACTTCCACCGGTGGGGCTTTGAGCTACAGAGCTGTGGCTGCTCGCGCAGTGTCTCAGCGACCGGCCGGACACCCAAGCAGCGACACGGAGACGGATTGCcgccgagacagcgagcgAGCCTGTGAAGACGACAGAGTATGGTCAGCTTCCCCAGGAGACGCTGAGGtgaagccacagaagaagcTTGCAAAGAGAGGCTTGCATCGAGGGACAAGCCCCCGCGACGAGGCGTTGTGTGCATCCGGCAGCGGCACTCCTAAGAACGAGGAAGGCTCTCGAGTTGCCCGTTCAGCTTCGCCGCTGCACGCAAGGAACAGCAAGGGCGAGGGCGGGAAAGCGGTTCTCTCGGCCGAGACTCAAACTGAGAAAGCGGCGggcggaaagggagaaaagaagccgaGTGTGAGGGGAGAGGGCGGCAGCCACGGGAAGCGGAAGCAAAGGAAGCCACTGGACTTGCGACTGGCGGCACCAGGTGCGTCTGACCTGCCGGTCTTCgacaaggaaggcgagaaggaggccCATCTCACGGTCATGCTCAGACCTGGgaacaggaagcgaaggagctGCGTCGATGCTGTCTCCGGGTGTCTCCTGTTTTGGGGCGTGAGGTGTCCCTCCAAGTTCGCCGGTGCGAGCAACACGTGGTGCGCCGAGGGCGACAAATGTCTGGCCTGTCACACAGACGCCGAGTACTTTGGCCACCCTGCGGTCTACAAAACAGTTCTTTGTTCGAACTTGAAAAACAACTCAAGCAGgtcttgctgcttctctgcaaaCGCGGGTGGGAACTCTGCGACGGGTGCGAGTCCACGGAAGCGCGGCAGCGAAGCCCTCCTCTCCTGCGGGCGGGTGCGGTGCTGTTGCTGGAAAGCGCACACGAAGGCCGAGTTGCGGACGGAACTCGCGAAGAAGTACACTCTTACGGGTCTTGGAAAGCTACCGTCTCCCCTAGCCCAACACCCTGGTCTCTCGGGGCTTGAACCAAACGGCGCCGAGTGCTGTCGCGCACCAGGTGCGACTTCTGCGAAAGACTCGACTCGCGCAGACGCCTCCAGTTCTGTGTCTGGAGGAGGCCTCAGTCGACAGACCCGCCGTGCCTCTCTGAGTTTCGCGGGCGGTGCGCTGCCCCGAGAAACTGGCggttgctgtctctcgcaaGACCCGCGGGAGGGCTCGCGGAGTCTCTGCGGGTTCTCCGGAGCGAGCGAGAAGCCCCCGAAGAAGACCGAAGACAAACGCTCAGAGGAGTTCGCAGGTGCGGGGCTTAAATCGGTGGGAAACTCTGAAAAGACGAAAGATTCTGCAAAGGACTCTGGCTCCGGCGACGGGGCCTCGCGCTTTCACGCGCCCCCGGCTCTCTGGGCGTCGCCGAAGGGGCCCAAGGGCACGTTTCGCGACGACGGCAAAACAGCAGCATGCGATGGAAACGGTGCATGCGACAGCAAGACtggggaggaaggcgagaaggtcGAGAGGGGGAGCGCCGCGTGTTCGTGGAGAGAGTGCACGCAATGGCGAGGCACAGGCGCGAAGGTTGCAGGAGACACGGGTGTTCCGCTGGCGCCAGTTGCTGGTGAGGAAAGTGGAAAGGGGAAAGCTACGGCGGGTGGAAGTTTCCACAATGCGGGAGTGCCGAGCGCCGACGGCATCGGACCTGCCAACGTCTTTCTGCCTGATGGGTCTCTCGATTTAGACCTCTTCAAAGTCTTTCCTTGTCGACACCGCAACGTGCTCCACGAACGCAAGAGCTGTCCTTTCTACCACAACTACCGAGACAAGCGCAG gGCCCCCGTGACCTACCAGGCAGAGCAGTGCGAGGAACAATTCGACCTCGACACCGCGACGATCCAGTGcagcaaaggagacaa TTGCGAGAGGTGTCACAACCGCCACGAGTTGCTGTACCACCCGAACATTTACAAACAGCGCTTTTGCTCGAATTTCTCGCAAACCGACAAGGGCGGTTCGACGACATGCGCGCGCGGCGTGTTTTGTGCCTTTGCGCACTCTCGCGCCGAAATTCGCGCCACGCTGTTCAcggagcaagaagagaaggaaccgGATTGCCAGTTCTTCGTCGCAAAATTCAAGACCGTCTGGTGCCCGTACGGCTCACAACACGACTGGCACACTTGCGTCTACGCGCACACTTACCAGGACTGCCGCCGCGCTCCTGCCATCG GTTACGGCTCCGAACCGTGCCCCTCGTGGTCGAAAGATCTTCACTCTGCGGACTACGATCGACGTTGTCCACACGG agcGCGCTGCAGCTTTTCACATGGCAGCAAGGAACAGCTGTATCACCCCTCCTACTACAAAACGATGCCGTGCATGGACTACCGACCCCAGAGTGGAGACGCGAATGGCAAATCGGGTGAAAAAGGCCGCTCGTTTCGCCACGGCGGATCCGGCTCTTCTGGAGGCTGCCCTCGAGGTTTCCTTTGCGCGTTTTACCACGAAGTCACCGAACGCAGACTACCCGTGCCCCCCTGCTCGACTCCGGGCTGGACATTCTCCTACTCCATGCCCCTGCCCCTGTCGCAACTCAAACTCCTACAGCCGCTCTTCCTGGAACCCCCATTGTTCAATCTCGACGACTTTGAGGCTTTTGGCCATCACAG tCGACTGACTGCAGCTTCGCGGCGTGCGGGCGCCGGGAACGGCTCCGAGGGTCCGTTGGTGTCGGCGAGCCGCGCCATCGCGTTTGCCTCTCCCAGCGAGCACCAGAATTCGAGTCGGCTTCACCGGACGGGCGGAGTCTCCTTGGggctcgtctcctctggcgCCTTTTCGAACTTCTCCGTCAGTGGGCCTTTATGCGCAAACCCCCCGGGATCGTCGCCCAAGGCCCTCGCACTCGCCAAGGGCGGGACTGCGCCCCACTCAGCTGGCTCTGCGAAGCCGTCCGCCATGGGCcgccgtcgctcttcgttctcctcctaCTCCACATCCTACGGGGCCTCCTTTGCTGCGCCCGCCTTCGCACCGCCCTACTCCGCAGGTGTGCAGGGCCAGGGGctcgaggcggcggcgctAGGGCCCCTAGAGGCGGGCCTGGGGCCCGAAGGGGTGTGTGGGGCTTTCGACGGCAGAGAGGATTTACATGCGTTGGCTCCTCAGTTGGAGTCGCGACGGCGCATCGGCCCCTGTTGGTCGGCGGGCCTGGCGGAGGCTCGCGAACCGGTTCTCCAGAAGAAGGACCCGGCGCGCCGGCTCTCTCAGGGGTCTGTGCAGGACAGTTTGTGTGGCGCGGCGGTGCATGCGGCGAGTGTGGGGTCTGGATCGGTCGCAGCACTCCGAGAAGGGAAcgacgagagacgagaagactTGCACAGCTGGAGTGAACCGACATCGTGCTTTCCGACCTCCTTCGAACCCGCGAGCGGCCTCCTCGCCCCGCCGAAACGCGAACAACGCCAAGAGCACCTGCTTCTGCAAGTCGCCGCTATGCTGCTGAACGGCGCCTCTCAGGGTGAGACAGAGACCTTCGTGGCTGTCGCTccagaagcggaagaagacccAGAGGGCGAGGAGCTTGGACACACTTTCTCGGTGGAGAACGCCGAGGCTCCATTCCTTGTGGCACAGAGCGAGTTCTTGGCGGACCTCGCTCTGGGGAACCCCGCAGGCTTCTCAGAGCCGAGTGCCGCGCCCGAGGAAGACGGGAAGGCCGTCGCAGAGTATGCACCTGCTCTCTTCACTCCCCATggtggagacgagagggTAGGAGCCAAGGGATCGCTGGCCGGGCCCAGAGACACTCTCGCGCTCGGGACCTTCCTGCCCGCCTTCCCCGGAGACCCCGTGGCATCCGGGCTCTCCAAGGAAGCAGTTGAGGCGAGAGCTAACGACAAGGCGCTTGCGTTCTCGGGAGTCGTATCCAGAGGGACCAGCGAGAGAAGTTTGCGAGGCTCAACCGCGAAAAATGCGTCTCTACATGCGCTTGCCGTGGAGCGGCGAGAGTGCCATAAGACCTTCGATTCAAgtgcccttcttcttccgttcgCCGCGGGGACAttatcttcttcttctccgccttgtGTCTCGTCTGGTGGGTTCTCTGTGGAGACTCCAGACTCATTGGGCGAGGCGGGGATGCCcggaggaaaggcgacgcGCGTGGCGAGGCGtctggagagagatgagacAGAAGTTTGGAGCACCAGCACggaaggcggcagaggccCGAAGGGCGGACCGACCCCATCGCAGGGCGATCTGTGGTCGTCACCCTCACTGGAGACTCTCGCCTCccgaggagacggcgaagaaaatGCCTGTGGGGTTTTGGGGGCGAGACCCGTTGAAAAGGGCGCCTTCCCCGCGACTCACGGCCGAAGGTTCATGCGTCTCTTTGACAACGGAAACGTTTGGGGTCCCTCAACGCGCGCTCACGTTTCAGAAGCCGACGCGCAGTTGTTCGCgcctctgtccttctccGCACCGctgtcctcttcgcctccgggCATCTTCGCGCCCGACGGCATGGAGTCGAAGACCCACAGGCAGGGGCGCTCCGCGCCTCACAACCTGGAGATCTCGATTCTTCAGTCTGCGCCAGCgccgaaaaaagaaagcgtgtggggcggcgaggaagagggcgaCGTTTTCGGTCCACCTGCCTTCCCCGGATCCTCGCCGTGTGAGGGCAGGCCCGCGGCGCCCAGCGCcagctcctcttcgcttgcTGTCTTTTGTCCGGCGAGCCGGCAGAGCTCAGAAGACTCAACTCGACGCTCGTCTGGAGGCTTCCGAGGGCGTGGCGGGTCTGGTGAAGGTCCCGTCTGTCCCTTGAGCGTATCGAATCTGTGGGGCGCTCAGTGGCGCCCCGTGGAAGCTGAGACTGCGGGACCGTCTCAGTGGGgccctctcgcctcctcggcgCCGCCTGGACTCCTGAGGACGGCGGCCAGGGGCCAGAAAGGCGTGAGCGGAGACGCAAACGAGGCCTCTCCTTGCTCTTACTCTAGCGCTTCGTCCTCTCACCTTTGCGGAGGCGACGACGAGCGCAAACAACACTCGTCGTCTGCCGTTGTGACTGTAGGAGGCGCGTCGTTGGGGCGCCGTGAATCGTCGAGCTCGAGCGACATccgagggaagaaagaggaattGCGCGGAATTCCGACAGCTGCCGTCACGGCCGTCGAGACTGCTGCGGCGGCTCTGTGGGGCGCAttcgaggaagacgaagacgagcgaaggagagactctTCTGGCTCtcccgtcgctctctccacgcAGAAGGCcgcaggaaacgaaagatTGTCGATCGACAGAAAGCAGTCGTTTCTCGAAGAGGCTATGAGTGCGCTGTGGAAGATGAAGAGCCGAGAACACACGGAGCAGGGCGACGACCAGGGAGTCGACGCCGAGCCCCTGGTCGCGAAGCCCGCTcacggagacaaaacggaGAATCGGCACGGTCAAgtgaggggagagacgcggcgccACATGCGGACGCCGCATGCGCACCGCCCCGTGGTTCTCGCGGTGTGTGCACAAGACGAAGACACGCAGGTAGCCTACCTGAAGTCCCTTCTATGTCTCCGGGCCTGGAGCAACGTGATTTTGTACGTCTCGTTACGCCGCGAACAAACAAGAAACCCAGAGATCTCGGACTCGGCCCTTCTTCAGACACTCGCTGCCCTCAGCAAGGAGACAGTGCGCTACCATGTCTCTCACCTTTGCGAGGAAGAACTCTCTGCGGAGGAACTCGACGCTTTTTTGGCGACGGAGACTGAGGACAGGCGCCGACTCCTGATCGTTTACGGAAAGCGAGACTCCTGGGAGGTCGAGAAAGACGGCAGCCGCCGATCGCCGGTTACGGGGCGCGACACGGaactttctctgtcttctgagAACTCTCGTTCCCTCTTTTcgctccttcgcctccggagaaagacagacaatGCGGGGAACGGCGGCGCACTCAAATCGCTCGCAGTCATTGGGCTTCACAGCGCCCCTGCAGAATTCTGGCGCGTGTGTCAtgaagcagaagcgaaggtCGCTATTCTTGGCAACCAGAAGAATCTCGGTCGAAAAGACGAGACCGAAGAGACGTCTTGTTCTCAGCTCCTTCCCGCAGCTTCACACCCTAAACGATCGCCAACAGGCTCTTCGCAACCTATCGGGGCCGTAGTTTCGGCGCAGGTGATGGAGAAAGATGCGCAGACATTCGAGGACAGCTCGGCTGTTTCTACGCTTGCGGACTCGCCGTCAATCGTCATTCATTTGGTCGTTTCGCCGGCCCCCCTGACCCTCGTTTCGAGCGAAGGGCAAGCCGAGGGCGGAGCCCGAAATCCTTCTGTGGGGTCCAGGAAGGTCTGCCTGCTTCCCGCCACGTCTCTACCGCTCTGGTCGTGCCTGTTTgcctctccaccttctgTTTTGTCACTCTCTCGCGACGCAGAAACGTCTGCGGAGCCGCCGAATCGCTCGTTCTCCTGTGCGGGTTTTTTCCCGGAGacaaaaagcgagaaaccgAGCTTCGAGGCCGGCGCAGAGTCCCCCACTAGTCGCAGCGTAGGCGAGGACTTGACGGCGGTGACAGCTGCAGGGAGTGTGGATTCACCTGTCtcggcgtcgccttctgtctgttcgCTTCCTTCAGTCTCCGAAATTCGTTCACTCTCGCCCGCCCTGCGTCCCCTCAACCCCGAGAGGTCTGCGCCACACAGCCACGCTCCccacctgtctcttcctgcagGCTCCGGTCTCTCGGCGTCCGCGGCGGCGACGGGCGTTTCCACGATCCCGGCCGCGGGGACACCTCCGTTGTGGGGCGGGAGTTCTCTGCCCGGAAAGCGCCCCGTCCGTGGTgacgagagaagcgtctCCGCAGAAACCGCAGTGACCATGGCGACAGCCGCCTCGTCGACTGCGCTGACGGACGATCGCGccgaagacagcagagactgcggggaaaaggagaccCGGAAGtcaggggagaaggagataGAAGCCAAGAAGGCAGGACGCACGAACCAGGCTACGCATGCGCCACAGGGTGCGAAAGAATGGAGGCAAGGGGTAGAAGGAGCAGATGATTATCAGGAGCCAGAGGTGCAGAACCTATTTGAGAGAGAACTCCTTGGGGAATTGCTCCTGCGAGAAATGCGCGTTGTTGGCAAAACGCTAAGAAGAGAAGGCTTGAACGGAGGACAACCCGAAAAGGTGGTTTTCTGTTGGGCGCCATTGGAAGAACAATCCcgcaagaaaaagacaggCTGCGAGCGTCCTCGCTCCGGAGATGTCATAAACCCCCTAAGTCGACAACGGAAAGACGCAG CCTCGGCTTCTCTAAAAGCCGGACCGAAGCCCGAGGCGACTCGATCTGGCGTGTCTTCTCTGGGTGTCTCCGAGAGTTCGCGGATTCCcacttcctcgctttcccctGCATGCGACTTGTGTTCATCTCTCCGAGTACTCGCCCAGGACCTGCTTCCTACAGCGGACCGTCTACAGCGTCTGCTGTTTCTCGTCGCCGAGCGAGGCACGTCCCGCCCTCACAGGCATCTCTTCAGCCGCTTGTCTGTGTGCGGCCAAGACTCtgtgttcttccttccttcggGCGACAAGAACGGAGGGGTCAGAGTTCGGCAGCATTCGAATGGTTCTTCCGCCACCGTGGCCGTCCGCGTGAACAAGTCGCCTGCAGCTCCACTTGAGGCGAGGGTGAGATCTTCCCTCTCGGGTTCGCTGTCTTTTCTGAGtctctcgagagaaacgaggtaCCTCACTTTGACTCAGCTCGTGCGAGGCTGCCCAGCGGCACACCAGTTAGATCTCTCGCGTTGTTCTCCCTTCGGCGATTGGATTTCCTTAGAGAAAGAGTTCGTCGTTCGCCCCATGCTGCTCAGAGTCTCACACGCAGTTACAACGAGACAGAATGAAGCAGATGATCAGACAGAACGTCCGCAACAAGCAAatccagagaggaagggagacgcgGTTTCTGGTTTGTGGTGCGCGCTGTGTGGCGAGACGCTCGAAAGAAGCGGAAACTGCAATACGGATCAAGAGACAGCGATCGCAGGAGTCCCGGATACACGAGGCGCGGAACGCGAAGTTTGCTGCTTTGTTAGGTGCGGATACAcgccagaagagaagacacgagagCTGGACTGTCCCCACCTGTTCCATCGCTTTTGTCTCGACGCGTTTTTGGCGGGGCCTGAGTATACGCGAACAGGTGGAAGGTGCTTCTGTCACGCCTTCGTCCACCGGCCTGCGCTCCGCTCAACCCCCACACGTGGCGAGTCCGGAGAGGGCCAGACACACGTAGGGATCGCAGCCCAACGCCGATGgacttctttcctttcagaGTCTGCGGCATCCCCTGAGGAGAGCCAGAAGGCGGACCATGGCACTTCTCTGCGGTTCCCGCCGGCTTCAAGAGACAATGAAAGTACCGTCTTGCGTCGCACAGACGAGTCTTCGGAGCGCGATCCGGAGCTGAGTGTGTCGCATGCGGtaggagagcagaaagatacCTTCAattcgttcttctctttcacgagagccgcctcgccttccgGCGCCTCCTTCCGTCAAGCAGCAGTACTATGCGAAGggagcgaagaggacgcTGCCACTGTAGCTTCCGCCTCTCCGCAGAcgtcttttctgtgtccaAGCCGGGGCGTACGGTCGTCGGTTGGAAGAGCGCAATACTGCACTTCACTCGCGACGCCGCCACGGCTCCCCGAGCTTCTTCGCGAGGTCCTTCTGGGGCTCGCTGAGGCGCAGGACCTGCATATGCGTGTGGCCTTGCACGAGGCAACCAAAGAGGCATTTTCCGAGAAGGCCGCACCCGAAAGCAGGGAAAtcggagacgcgaaagagcAGGGTGACGCTTCGTTGCCTCGTTTCGGCGTTTCGCCCTCGGACATCTGGGTAGCGACCCGCGTGCCTGCGTTGGAACGCTCTGATCTGCACGCAGCGGCGGTTTCAACGTGTGTCGACATTTTCGGTTCCTCTCTACTGCCTgcgtttgtgtctgtttgTCCTGGAAGGCTGTTGAGGCAAAACCCCCGAGTTTTATCTCTCGCCGCAGCGCGTCTCGTATTCTTCGTCTGTTCCGGCGGAGTCGCGGGGGCGTGGAAGGTGCAGGCGGGAAGCcagagggaaggcgacgTCGAGGAGGGACTTCGTGGCATGTACGAGATAGTGTCAAACTTCCCCCCCCTTCTGCAGCATTTGTTACTTCTGCTGAGTGGCGCCGGGCCTCTCTCACAGACAAatcccctgcatgcagcggacgCAGGTTCCGGGGACTTCGTTGCCGGGTCTCAAGAGCTTctggaaggcgagagcgagaggcacGAACTTCCAGAAGAGCCAGCGGAAGACGCGCGTGAACGCAGGGCTGCCTTTCCCgattctttccttcttctgtccgaCGTCGTGCACCATCCGTTCTTCTGGTCGAATGCACAGAAGCTGGACTTTCTGGACAAAGTGCAGTTTGCTCTCTCCCACGCCTGTGCGTCGCCTCGGgccgcttctcgcctctcgccgccGACGTCTCTGCCTTGCGACTCGCTCTTTTCAGGAGACGCGACGGAGGGGCTGAgcgcgaacgagaagaggcaaaacATCTGGAGAGCGTGTGTCGAGAATCTCGCTGAAGGATGGCGCGGAAAAGTCCACAAAACTCTTCTCGAAGCCGTTGACGTGGGACTTGCtggagagtggagaggagCGGAGGGTAATTTGACGGCGGTCTCGACGCTTGCGAATGACCTCGATGGTCTCCTGCGCTTCGTCAAGAC acTGCGAATGTCGAGTCTCTCCGTCAGCCTGAAGGTGCTCACTTCGTCTGCAGTCGCGGATCTTGTCcacgtgtatgtacaccctaTGGGGGCGGCGACGGGGGAGGGCCGGGGCGCTTCGGCGTTTGCGGAGCAGAGAGCCAGGCGTATTCTCCTACAAAACTTTGACAACGTCGTTCTCGAGCAAGTCAATCAAGTCCACCCTCGGCTGTTCCTCCTCCTGTTCGCGTACCTCACTTCCTCGTtcgaagcagacgacgaaaTGGAGGGGATTTTTGATTTCCTGGCTGACTTCGCGCTCACCAGTAAACCCTTCCAGGACAGCTTCTGGTTCGACGCCGTCGTGTTATCTGAAGAGAAATGCGGAATCAGTGAGACGAGAGCGAATCAGAGCAGCCAAAGATAA